Within Sorghum bicolor cultivar BTx623 chromosome 2, Sorghum_bicolor_NCBIv3, whole genome shotgun sequence, the genomic segment GAGATGTGTTTCTGTTTCATGACTAAAGTACCAAAAGTAACCATATGTTAACAACAAAAACAATTTTCGAAAGCATTAGGCAAACTAGTTATTTACCGCAAAGTGAATGTTTAAGGCTTCCAGCAACCAAGGAAATAGCATGGTCAAAACTGAAAATCAATGTTTTAGTCAAGCAACTGTGCAACACAGCACCATGTCCCTCTCTCCCCTTTTTTCCCCAGTGCTTTATTCAATGGTGGTTTATAATGACTTATATATGTTCTAGCAACCAAGCAACTCTTTAGATGACCACAATGTATGTCCAATAGGCATTAGGCAATAATAAACCTAAGTCCTGAAATTTACCTTACATAAGAGACAAAACACATTTGGCATGATAGTAAAGCTCGAAGAACAGCAAAAGGAAGTCCGAAATTTGCATATTCAAGGATAAAGAGAACCTCTAATCGCTGCAATGTGTAGAGGATAACTCCCATAGATGTCTGCTCTGTTAGGATTAGCATCATGATCGAGAAGAAGCCTCACAACAGCTAAAGATCCACTACCATGTATTGCGAAAACTAGTGGTGTCGCACCTGGCAAGTGGCAATCAGAATGATCAACACTTATTGCTTATAACCAAATGAAGTCATATGTAATAGAAACATATAGTAGTATTACAGAGGTGTATCTGTATTCCTGTATCATGGCATA encodes:
- the LOC110432267 gene encoding uncharacterized protein LOC110432267, whose amino-acid sequence is MAAAAGKFKACKYLIKDLGLDVNATGTDGATPLVFAIHGSGSLAVVRLLLDHDANPNRADIYGSYPLHIAAIRGSLYP